One genomic window of Dryobates pubescens isolate bDryPub1 chromosome 17, bDryPub1.pri, whole genome shotgun sequence includes the following:
- the VPS33B gene encoding LOW QUALITY PROTEIN: vacuolar protein sorting-associated protein 33B (The sequence of the model RefSeq protein was modified relative to this genomic sequence to represent the inferred CDS: deleted 1 base in 1 codon), translating to MAFAGRRDVPEPPDFGILKRLARDQLIYLLEQLPGKKDLFIEADLMSPLDRIANVSILKQHEVDKLYKVESRPALSASDQFCFLVRPRIRTMRYIADIINADKMSGRSRKYKIIFSPQKFYACEMVLEEEGVFGDVTCDEWSFYLLPLDEDIISMELPEFFRDYFLEGDHRWINSVARALQLLSSLYGPFGKAYGIGRCAKMSYELWRDLEEESEGEGQGRKPEIGNIFLMDRDTDYVTALCSQVVYEGLVDDTFRIKCGSVDFGPDVTSSDKSIKVLLNAQDKVFSQIRNEHFSSVFGFLSQKSRNLQAQYDRRRGMDIKQMKNFVSQELKGLKQEHRLLSLHIGACESIMKKKTKQDFQEMMKAEHLLLEGFDIRESTSFIEEHIDRQVSPIESLRLMCLLSITENGLNPKDYRSLKTQYLQSYGPEHLLTFHNLKRIGLLTEQAAGDTLTAVESKVSRLVTDRAAGKITDAFNSLARKSNFRAISKKLGLIPRVDGEYDLKMPRDMAYVFSGAYVPLSCKIIEQVLERRGWLGLEEVVRLLNGNEFAVSGGRRLRWLQCLAGAGGSHSSVPSHPDSTVEDNPAWDSQRIILAVFLGGCTFSEIAALRFLGKERGFKFIFLTTAITNSSRMMEAMIEAKA from the exons ATGGCCTTCGCCGGCCGCCGCGACGTGCCCGAGCCGCCCGACTTCGGCATCCTGAAGCGGCTGGCGCGGGACCAGCTCATctacctgctggagcag CTTCCCGGGAAGAAGGACCTGTTCATCGAGGCTGATCTGATGAGCCCTCTGGACCGCATCGCCAACGTCTCGATCCTGAAG CAACACGAGGTGGACAAGCTGTACAAGGTGGAGAGCCGGCCGGCCCTCAGTGCCAGCGACCA GTTCTGCTTCCTTGTCCGGCCGCGCATCAGGACAATGAGATACATTGCTG ATATCATCAATGCTGATAAGATGTCAGGGAGGAGTAGGAAGTACAAGATTATCTTCAGCCCCCAAAAG tTTTATGCTTGTGAGATGGtgctggaggaagagggagTCTTTGGTG ATGTCACTTGTGATGAATGGTCCTTCTACCTGCTCCCCCTGGATGAAGACATCATCAGCATGGAGCTGCCTGAGTTCTTCCGTGACTATTTCCTG GAGGGAGATCACCGCTGGATCAACTCCGTTGCTCGGGCGCTGCAGTTGCTGAGTTCCCTCTATGGCCCTTTTGGCAAAGCCTACGGCATCGGCCGGTGTGCCAAG ATGAGCTACGAGCTGTGGCGGGAtctggaggaggagagtgagGGCGAGGGCCAGGGCCGGAAGCCTGAGATtgggaacatcttcctcatggaCAGAG ACACAGACTACGTGACAGCGCTGTGCTCCCAGGTGGTCTACGAGGGACTGGTGGACGACACCTTCCGCATCAAGTGCG GGAGCGTGGATTTCGGGCCAGATGTCACCTCTTCTGACAAGAGCATTAAGGTGCTGCTCAATGCCCAGGACAAA GTCTTCAGCCAGATCCGGAACGAGCACTTCTCCAGCGTCTTCGGCTTCCTGAGCCAGAAGTCCCGGAACCTGCAGGCGCAGTACGAC CGTCGCCGGGGCATGGACATCAAGCAGATGAAGAACTTCGTctcccaggagctgaagggactgaagcaGGAGCATCGCCTGCTGAGCCTGC ATATTGGTGCCTGCGAGTCTATCATGAAGAAGAAAACCAAGCAGGACTTCCAGGAGATGATGAAGGCTGAACACT tgctgctggaaggctTCGACATCCGGGAGAGCACCAGCTTCATTGAGGAGCACATCGACCGCCAG GTGTCCCCCATTGAGAGTCTGCGCCTGATGTGCCTCCTGTCCATCACAGAGAACG GTCTCAACCCCAAAGACTACCGCTCCCTGAAAACCCAGTACCTGCAG agctatggccctgagcacctcctgaCCTTCCACAACCTGAAGCGCATTGGGCTGCTGACCGAGCAGGCGGCGGGGGACACCCTGACGGCCGTGGAGAGCAAAGTCAGCAGGCTGGTGACCGACCGTGCCGCAG GGAAGATCACAGATGCCTTTAATTCCTTGGCAAGGAAGAGCAATTTTCGAGCCATAAGCAAGAAGCTGGGGCTG ATCCCACGGGTGGATGGAGAGTATGACCTGAAGATGCCTCGGGACATGGCATATGTGTTCAGCGGGGCCTACGTCCCCCTCAGCTGCAAGATCATTGAGCAG gtgctggagcgCCGAGGCTGGCTGGGCCTGGAGGAGGTCGTGCGGCTGCTCAACGGCAACGAGTTTGCGGTCTCAGGT GGGAGGAGGTTGAGGTGGCTCCAgtgcctggctggggctggtgggtcccacagctctgtgccctctcACCCAGACAGCACCGTGGAGGACAACCCCGCCTGGGACTCCCAGCGCATCATCCTCGCTGTCTTCCTGGGCGGCTGCACCTTCTCTGAGATCGCTGCTCTTCGGTtcctggggaaggagagag
- the HDDC3 gene encoding guanosine-3',5'-bis(diphosphate) 3'-pyrophosphohydrolase MESH1 isoform X2, whose protein sequence is MGSEAAALLEAADFAARKHKGQRRKDPEGTPYINHPIGVARILAHEAGVTDIVVLQAALLHDTVEDTDTTLAEIEEQFGQEVSGVVAEVTDDKTLPKMERKRLQIEHAPGSSPRAKLVKLADKLHNLRDLNRCTPEGWSPERVQEYFRWAAQVVVGLRGTSPALEAALQRLFQERGLALEPPAAPGRGSGSGEEGREPGAGRVGQ, encoded by the exons ATGGGCTCGGAGGCGGCGGCGCTGCTGGAAGCGGCGGATTTCGCGGCCAGAAAGCACAAGGGGCAACGGCGCAAGGACCCCGAGGGCACCCCCTACATCAACCACCCCATCG GTGTAGCCCGGATCCTGGCCCACGAGGCTGGTGTGACTGACATCGTCGTGCTGCAG GCCGCCCTCCTGCACGACACGGTGGAGGACACGGACACCACGCTGGCAGAGATTGAGGAGCAGTTCGGGCAGGAGGTGAGCGGGGTGGTGGCAGAGGTGACAGACGATAAGACACTGCCCAAGATGGAGCGAAAGCGGCTGCAGATCGAGCACGCCCCGGGGAGCAGCCCCCGTGCCAAGCTGGTCAAGCTGGCAGACAAGCTCCACAACCTGCGTGACCTCAACCGCTGCACCCCGGAAG GGTGGTCGCCGGAGCGCGTGCAGGAGTACTTCCGGTGGGCGGCGCAGGTGGTGGTCGGCCTCCGCGGGACGAGCCCGGCGCTGGAGGCCGCGCTGCAGCGGCTCTTCCAGGAGCGCGGCCTGGCGCTGGAGCCGCCGGCCGCGCCCGGCCGTGGCTCCGGGTCCGGCGAGGAAGGCCGGGAGCCAGGGGCGGGGCGCGTGGGTCAATAA
- the HDDC3 gene encoding guanosine-3',5'-bis(diphosphate) 3'-pyrophosphohydrolase MESH1 isoform X1 produces MVPALLLCPRELLLCSLFPVPSAPYPGCHPPGPCACPSLGLTPCMTCPWDASSRVGPWHPSLPDANQPALGAPCSCSVPPYPSLWVAGVARILAHEAGVTDIVVLQAALLHDTVEDTDTTLAEIEEQFGQEVSGVVAEVTDDKTLPKMERKRLQIEHAPGSSPRAKLVKLADKLHNLRDLNRCTPEGWSPERVQEYFRWAAQVVVGLRGTSPALEAALQRLFQERGLALEPPAAPGRGSGSGEEGREPGAGRVGQ; encoded by the exons ATGGTCCCCGCATTGTTGCTCTGCCCACGGGAGCTGCTGCTATGCTCACTATTCCCTGTCCCCTCAGCCCCATACCCTGGCTGCCACCCCCCAGGACCTtgtgcctgccccagcctcgGTCTTACACCCTGCATGACATGCCCATGGGATGCATCATCCCGGGTGGGTCCCTGGCACCCCTCCCTGCCTGATGCCAaccagccagccctgggagctccttgctcctgctctgtaCCCCCATACCCCTCTCTCTGGGTCGCAGGTGTAGCCCGGATCCTGGCCCACGAGGCTGGTGTGACTGACATCGTCGTGCTGCAG GCCGCCCTCCTGCACGACACGGTGGAGGACACGGACACCACGCTGGCAGAGATTGAGGAGCAGTTCGGGCAGGAGGTGAGCGGGGTGGTGGCAGAGGTGACAGACGATAAGACACTGCCCAAGATGGAGCGAAAGCGGCTGCAGATCGAGCACGCCCCGGGGAGCAGCCCCCGTGCCAAGCTGGTCAAGCTGGCAGACAAGCTCCACAACCTGCGTGACCTCAACCGCTGCACCCCGGAAG GGTGGTCGCCGGAGCGCGTGCAGGAGTACTTCCGGTGGGCGGCGCAGGTGGTGGTCGGCCTCCGCGGGACGAGCCCGGCGCTGGAGGCCGCGCTGCAGCGGCTCTTCCAGGAGCGCGGCCTGGCGCTGGAGCCGCCGGCCGCGCCCGGCCGTGGCTCCGGGTCCGGCGAGGAAGGCCGGGAGCCAGGGGCGGGGCGCGTGGGTCAATAA
- the TTLL13 gene encoding tubulin polyglutamylase TTLL13 — protein sequence MEMKRFQKINHFPGMIELCRKDLLARNLNRMLRLFPKDYNIFPRTWCLPADYGDFQAYRRMRKKRIFICKPESSCQGRGIFITHNPEEIRHGERMICQQYISKPFLIDGFKFDMRVYVLLTSCEPLRIFVYKEGLARFATMRYIDPSSRNLKDTCMHLTNYAINKHNQNFIRDGRRGSKRKLSTLNAWMADNSYNTTKLWEDIEDIIIKTLISAHPVLKHNYQSCFPSHTTGCACFEILGFDILLDRKLKPWLLEVNHSPSFNTDTAIDCEVKDALLCDTLTLINLHACSKRKVLEEDKQRAKERLLQGSQALRAPRHEELEAKQAAWLEQVEQYEESHRGGYRRIYPAWGAERYQPFFRHSSSLFQETAASRAREECARQQLEEIRLKNEKLEAITRKKKKERKENLQGESAGDKSQLQPKPPAPTARLTHRSTGTRDRKAQHTQYNSTQPQDIVEYEEKRRVKALLQREKLIRGLGFIHQLCQLLPIAPRPAHTQRSCIADPQSQLPCPWDVLRAQDPQDPPHLMRLVPISLLGAPVQPSGQQVTRDPSAKVQLPPSLGMDPATAGSLRVQGQSILSCAQHRVRSAGWLRGRAAGPALHFHRAKSQRGEQQWGVCLPPTSATLLTGEAGTLSSHTGSCHQVSPASPGNATRGGIFSPAVVRELPLASTARVLHTPGLYRASVKSAGPVGGERRRGCSGCGGSWARGAEPPSAP from the exons ATGGAGATGAAGAGGTTTCAG AAAATCAACCACTTCCCGGGGATGATCGAGCTCTGCCGCAAGGACCTGCTGGCGCGCAACCTCAACCGCATGCTCCGCCTCTTCCCCAAGGACTACAACATCTTCCCCCGCACCTGGTGCCTGCCAGCCGA ctATGGAGATTTCCAGGCCTACAGACGCATGAGAAAGAAGAGAATCTTCATCTGCaagccagagagcagctgccagggcagaggcatCTTCATAACTCACAATCCAGAGGAGATCAGGCACGGAGAGCGCATGATCTGCCAGCAGTACATCTCCAAG cccttcctcatCGACGGCTTCAAGTTCGACATGCGCGTCTACGTGCTGCTCACCTCCTGTGAGCCCCTGAGGATTTTTGTCTACAAGGAGGGTCTGGCCCGCTTTGCCACCATGAGGTACATcgaccccagcagcaggaacctG AAAGATACCTGCATGCATCTGACCAACTATGCCATCAACAAACACAACCAGAACTTCATCCGGGAcggcaggagaggcagcaagaG GAAGCTGTCCACCCTGAATGCCTGGATGGCAGACAACAGCTACAACACCACGAAGCTCTGGGAGGATATTGAAGACATTATTATAAAAACTCTTATTTCAGCTCACCCTGTGCTGAAGCACAATTaccagagctgcttccccagccacaccactggctgtgcctgctTTGAGATACTGGGGTTTGATATCCTGCTGGACAGAAAGCtgaagccctggctgctggag GTGAACCACTCTCCCAGCTTCAACACAGACACTGCCATCGACTGTGAGGTGAAGGATGCTCTCCTCTGTGACACCCTCACCCTGATAAACCTGCATGCCTGCAGCAaaaggaaggtgctggaggaggacaaGCAGCGGGCAAAGGAGCGGCTCCTCCAGGGCTCCCAGGCCCTGCGGGCACCCAG ACACGAGGAGCTGGAGGCCaagcaggctgcctggctggagcaggtggAGCAGTACGAAGAGTCCCACCGCGGCGGCTACCGCCGCATCTACCCAGCGTGGGGCGCGGAGAGGTACCAGCCCTTCttcaggcacagcagctccctcttcCAGGAAACAGCGGCCTCCAGAGCTCGGGAGGAGTGTGCCAG gcagcagctggaggaaattcgcctgaaaaatgaaaagctgGAAGCTATtaccaggaagaagaaaaaggagaggaaagagaaccTGCAGGGAGAGTCAGCTGGGGACAAATCCCagctccaacccaaacccccagcGCCCACCGCCCGCCTCACCCACAGAAGCACTGGGACGAGGGACAGGAAG GCCCAGCACACGCAGTACAACTCCACACAGCCCCAGGACATCGTGGAGTATGAGGAGAAAAGAAGAGTGAAGGCGCTCCTGCAGCGTGAGAAGCTCATCCGAGGGCTGGGCTTCATccatcagctctgccagctgctccccataGCTCCCAGACCAGCCCACACCCAGAGATCCTGCATTGCTGACCCCCAGAGCCAG CTGCCATGCCCCTGGGATGTGCTCCGGGCCCAGGACCCCCAAGACCCCCCGCACTTAATGAGGCTCGTCCCCATCTCGCTCCTGGGAGctccagtccagccatcagGACAGCAGGTCACACGTGACCCCAGCGCCAAGgtccagctgccacccagcctgggcATGGATCCTGCCACCGCGGGCAGCCTCAGGGTCCAAGGGCAGAGCATCCtttcctgtgcccagcacagggtgcGGAGCGCAGGCTggctgcggggccgggcggcAGGGCCAGCGCTG CATTTCCACAGGGCCAAGTCACAGcgtggagagcagcagtggggtgtCTGCTTGCCCCCCACATCTGCCACTCTTCTAACAGGTGAAGCTGGCACGCTGTCCTCCCACACAGGCAGCTGTCACCAGGtgtccccagccagcccagggaaTGCCACAAGAGGTGGCATCTTCAGTCCTGCTGTAGTCCGGGAGCTGCCCCTCGCCTCCACCGCCCGTGTGCTGCACACACCTGGCTTGTACCGTGCCAGCGTGAAAAGCGCAG GGCCCGTCGGTGGCGAAAGAAGGCGCGGCTGCAGCGGCTGCGGCGGGAGCTGGGCGAGGGGCGCGGAGCCCCCGAGCGCACCCTGA